In Actinomycetota bacterium, the sequence AGCTACAAGGCATAGGGTCGGCGCTATTAGAAAAGCTTACGCAGACGGCGGAGCAGTATAGAATCAAGGAATTTATTGCCAGGGTCATCCCGGAAAATACCAGCATGCTAGCATTGTTCGACGAAAGCGGTTTTAAGATGACCAAAGAGTTTTCAGACGGCGTCTACAACATCACCATCGACCTGGAGGCCCAGGAGGAATACGCAAAACGGCAGATTATCCGGGAACATATCGCCCGGACCGCCGGCGTTCGCCGGCTGCTGTATCCGCACAGCGTCGCCGTAGTCGGCGCCTCGCGTAATCCGGATAGCGTCGGTGGCGCCTTATTTAGAAACCTGCTTAAAGAAAGCTTCAACGGCCCGGTCTTCCCTATCAATCCCAGCGCCACGTCCATTGCCGGCGTGCTTTCTTATCCGTCGGTTCTCGACGTGCCCAGCGATATCGACCTGGCCGTTATCGTGGTGCCGGCCGAAAAGGTGTTGGACGTTGTCGATGAGTGCGGTAAAAAGGGTATCAGCGGAATAGTTATCATATCCGTAGGTTTCGGAGAAGCCGGCGCGAAGGGCAAGGAGCGCGAGCGTTTACTCAAAGAAAAAACATTGGGTTATGGAATTCGCGTCATCGGACCCAACTGTCTGGGCGTATTCAACTCCGACCCTAACGTTAGGTTGGACGCTACATTCTCCCCGGTTACTCCCCCGGCAGGTAATCTGAGCATCGGCACCCAAAGCGGCGCCTTGGGTTTGGCCCTTTTGGATTATGCCAACACCATCAATCTCGGAATCGCGAATTTTGTCAGCATCGGCAATCGCATCGACATCTCCAACAATGATCTGCTTGAATACTGGGAAGAGGACGAGCATACCAACGTCATCTTGCTTTATGTTGAATCTTTCGGCAATCCGGCAAAATTCACTAGAATCGCCAGGCGGGTATCCCGAAGAAAGCCCATCGTCGCGGTTAAAGCCGGCAAGTCTGTGGCGGGAGCCAGGGCGGCATCTTCTCATACGGGCGCGTTGGCGGCCGCGGATGTCGGCGTTGACGCCTTGTTCCGCCGGGCCGGCGTTATCCGGGTTACTACGATTGAAGAAATGTTCAATGTGTCGGAATTGCTCACGAATCAACCTTTGCCTAAAGGCCCGCGGGTAGGAATCCTCACCAACGCGGGCGGTCCGGGCGTTCTTGTGGCCGACGCTTGCGAGGGAATGGGTTTGCAGGTGCCGACGCTGTCTCAAGCTGTTCAGAAAAAACTGCGCCGGTTCTTGCCCGAGGAAGCGGCTGTAACAAACCCGGTCGATATGGTGGCCTCCGCGCCGCAAGAGTCTTATAAGAAAGCATTAAAAGCCATGTTGGAAGACACCGAACTGGACGCCGTCATAATCATCTACATCCCGCCGCTCATAACCCGTCCGGAGGACGTGGCGAAAGCGATTAAAGAAGTCATGTCCGCGTATACTGGCGACAAACCGGTCCTGGCTAACTTTATGATGTCGGCCGGCTCCACTCCGGACCTTCAAATAGGCCCCAGACGCTATGTGCCCTCTTATGTCTTTCCCGAAAGCGCGGCCCAGGCCCTGGCGCACGCCTATCATTATTCACAGTATCTGCAGGAGCCGGAGGGTAAAACCCCCGTGTTTTCGGACATTGACGGAAATCGACTACGCAAGGAATTCTTCGCCGTCAACCCTCTCACCGAACAAGGAAGTTGGCTTCTGCCTGAAGTCGCGGCGGGCCTGTTAAAGGAATACGGAATCCCCGTTGTCGACACCGAGGTTGCAGCGTCGGCAGAAGAAGCCGCCAAGCAAGCGGCTAAACTGGGTTTTCCAGTCGCCCTTAAAATACGATCGACAACGATAACCCACAAGACGGATATCGGCGGCATCGCCCTTGACCTGGCCGATGAGAGAGAGGTTAAACAGGCGTATCGAAAGATGATGACTCGATTAGGAAAGGCCGGTCTTGTTGGAGAAGCCCGCGGGGTGATCGTCCAACACATGGCCGAGGAGGGGCAAGAGGTCATAATCGGAGTATCCCAGAACGAGGTCTTCGGCCCATTGCTGATGGTTGGTCTTGGCGGCATCCATGTGGAACTGCAAAAAGACGTCGCCTTTTCCCTGCATCCTTTAACGGATGTGGATACGGACTGGATGCTGAATCAGCTAAAAGGATTGCCGCTGCTCCAAGGTTGGCGCGGCAGTCATGTAAGAGACATCAAAGCGCTTAAGAAAGTTCTGCTGCGGTTCTCCGCGCTTGTCGAAGATTTTCCCGAGATAGTCGAGATGGAAATAAATCCTTTAATGGTCCTGAATAAAGGCCGGGGTTGTATGGCTGTCGACGCCCGCATACGCGTCAAGGCGACCCTCGCAGTATAGCCCTAATCTAAGTGGTTTCTTCTTCCTCAGGCGGAAGTTCGTGTTCTTGTTGAATCATACAGACTTCACTGTGCACCACCATGACGGGGCATTTCGCGTGCCGCACCATGTTTTCCGAAACGCTGCCCAGCAGCATCTGCTTGAAGTAGCCTTTTCCGGTACTTCCGATGACGATCAGGGAAACGCGCTCTTCTTTCGCCAGCCGGAGCAGTTCGTCAACGGGGCGGCCGACGGGCACGGCAACCTTCGCCGATATACCTTGCTCTAAGAATACGTTCTTCTCGAACGAGAGCTTTTTCTCCATTTCTCTTACCGCGTTCGGGACGTTCTTGACGCGCATCGTCGATGGGTCGACGACATTGGCAATTATTACTTCGTCGCACCCGACTTTCTTTAGCTCACGAACATACTGCATGACGCTCATTGAGCAAGGCGAACTGTCCGTCGGGTAGAGAATCTTCTTAAACATCCCCGCCGATCTCTGCTCCAGCCTCGTGCCGTTGCTGTCCTGTAAAATCTTGAACTTGACCAACAAAACAGGCACTTTGGCCTCGCGCGTTACACGGTCGGAAACGCTGCCGATAATGACCTCGTCAAACAAGCCCTTCCCATGGCAGCCGATAACGATCATCGAAACGTTTTCGGTGTCGGCCATTTTCAGAATCTCCCTATACGGGGTGCCGAGCTCTACTCTGCTTTTGATGTCTAATCCATGATCTTTAAACAGATGTTCGCGGTCTTTGAGCATAGCCAGGGTGCGCTTCTTCCTGGCCAACGTGATCGGATACTCCTCGCCCGCCTCCAGGATATATGTCTGAATAACTTCCTCGACGCCAAGCGCTTTCATCCCGACAAGATATTCCACGGCTTTATCCGCGTAAGCGGAGAAATCCGTCGGGAACAGAATCTTCTTGAACATTGCTAAATCAACTCCTGTTAGAATCGGGCAAACAGAATAGTCAATCCACGGGTCAGGTGAATAACCGGTTCCGGATATATCCCCAAGACAAGAGTAACAATAACCGCGACCGCGATTACGAACCACGAGAGCGCCGGTATCTTAATAGGTTTCTTGGACTTAGGCTTCAGAAAATACATCTGTCGGACGATGCCAAAGTAATAATAGAGAGAAACAACGCTATTCAGCACGCCGATTATGGCCAGCCAGGCCATCCCTTTCTCAATGGCCGCGCCGAACACCAGGAACTTGGCGGTGAATCCGCCTGTTAACGGGAATCCCAGCATAGATAGCATAAACAGTGTCATCGCCGCCGACAATACCGGCGCTCTGGAACTTAAGCCGGCGAAATCGGCGATCTCATGCTCGTGAGTTATTCGGCCGAGGGCGGTCACGATCGCGAAAGCTCCGCCGGTCATAGCCCCGTAGGCGATCAGGTAAAAGACCAATGCCCCCAAAGCGTTCTGGCCGGGTACGGTCAATGCGATCAATGCGTAGCCCATATGGGCGATGCCGGAAAATGCGAGCATCCGCTTGATGTTTTTCTGAGGCAGCGCGAGAAGGTTCCCGCTGAACATGGTCAGTACGGCCATAAGCGCGAGGAGTCCCGTCCACTGCCCGGTCAAGGCGGGGAAAGCCGTATACACAAGGCGGGCCAAAACGGCAAAACCAGCTATCTTCGGCACGGCCGCGATAAAGGTGGTAACGCAGGTAGGCGCGCCCTCATAAACGTCGGGAGCCCAAAAATGGAACGGCACCGCCGCAATCTTGAAAGTAAAGCCGGAGATCAAAAACGTCATCCCTAAGAAAATTACGGGATTGTCCAGCTTGATAGCGCTCAAACGGTTGGCGATTTCAACCAGGTTCAATGAACCCGTCAATCCGTAAATCAGGGACATGCCGTACAAACTGATAACGGCCGTCAATACGCCTAACAGAAAGTATTTCAGCGCGGCTTCGCCCGATTTCACATCCGACCTTTTAAATCCGGTTAATATGTACATCGGCACGCTGGCCAGCTGGATACCGAGGAAGGCTACTAGAAGATTAATCGAACCCGCCATGACCATCATGCCCAGCGTAGAAGTCAGCGCGAGGAAATAATATTCCCCCGGATGTGATTTCGGTTTCTGCAGGAACTGGACCGCTAGAAGAAGAGACATCGCGGCGCCCATCAAAACGCCTATTTTTATCACTACGCTGAACGAATCGACGACAAACATGTCGCCCATTATGATTATCCGCTCGTTTATCAGCATGATCGCGAAGACCGCAGCCACAGCCAAGCCGGCAACCGAAATGCCTGCCAAAAGCGTCGGGCGTTTATCTTCCGGCAAGACTAGGTCGAGCAACAGAACGACTATTGCCGTTACCAGAACGATGATCTCAGGTAATAAATAAACTACTTCGCGAGACAACTATGATCCTCCTAGTGCGCTCTATTTGATCAGCACGTACAGCATATAAACAAAAAACGCCAGGGCGATGAAACCGGCAAAGATAACGCCTAAGTATCGGGATAGCGAACCGGAATAGGCTCTCCGGCTGAGCTCGCTGATAATACCGATAAGCCGGGCGGCGCCGTTGTAGGTTTCGTCAACCGCGGAGTCGACCTTGGCCGCCTGCTGGCTGCTACCGACCACAAGCATCCCGACCTTGTTGATCGTGCCATCCAGAATCAAATTGTCGAAACGTCCCAGCTGTTGAGCCCCGCGCATGGCCCAAGACCCCAGCTGAACTATTATCGCGTCCAGAAGCACGACGTCGGCCTTTGCGGTCAACCCGGCAAACCACATGACCGGCTTAATAACCACGGCTTCATAGATTTCGTCCAAGAAAAATTTACGCCGGAGCAAGGTATAGAAATAGAAAAACGGCTTGCCGAATCGCTCCTCGGGCATGACGCCCCGGAACATCGACCAGGCCGCGCCAATACCCGTCACGGCGGCTCCTAGTGCCAGCAGCATGACCAGATAGTTCGGCTCTAGCGCATGGTGCTCGCCATGTTCTATAAAAGCTCCGAAAACATTTCCCAGATAAGGCGCACCCAGCAGGCCGAACAGAGCGGCCGGGATGGCCAGCAGGACTAAAGGCACCGTCATTACAGGCGACGACTCGTGGGCGTGTTCGTCGCGGACCGGCCCCATAAATACCACGAAGAAAAGCCGGAACATATAGAACGACGTCAGGAAAGCGGTAATAATCAGAATCGTTAACACAGCATAGTGGCCGTTCGCGGCCGCGACGGTTAGAATCTCGTCCTTGCTCCAGAAGCCGGACAAGGGTATTATCCCGGCGATTGACGCGGTCGCGACAAGGAAAGTGATCCCGGTCGTTCTCATCTTCTTCATCAGGCCGCCCATCTCGTAGATATTTTGCGTGGCGGCGCCGTGAATTACAGAACCGGCGCCAAGAAATAGAAGGGCTTTGAAGAAAGCGTGTGTCGTCAAATGAAACAGCCCGGCCGCGTACCCGCCAACGCCCAACGCGGCCATCATGAATCCTAGTTGGGAAATGGTGGAATAAGCCAGGATTTTCTTAATATCACTCATGGTAATAGCGATCATCGCGGCCATAAACGCCGTAAACGCGCCTAGAAAGGCGACGGTCTGCAAAGCTATCGGGTGAGCGGCCTCAAAGATGAAGAAAGCCCTGCCGACCAGGTAAATACCGGCGGCGACCATGGTGGCCGCGTGGATGAGTGCCGACACCGGAGTCGGACCTTCCATGGCGTCCGGCAGCCAACCATATAACGGAAACTGGGCCGACTTGCCCGCCGCACCGGAAAACAACAGGAGCGCTATCGCGGTCAGAGTTCCCGCCCCGATCGTACCCGCGGCAACCATCTCGCGGAGCGCCGAGAACCCGAATGTGCCTGTGGCCGTAAACATCACCAGCAGCCCCAGAAAGAAACCAACGTCCCCGACGCGAGTCATCAAGAACGCTTTCATGGCCGCCCTGGAAGCGCTTTTCTTCTCGTACCAGAAACCTATCAGGAAATACGAACACAGACCGACGAGTTCCCAGGAAATATACAGTTGAAGGAAATTATCAGCGATTACGAGCGACAGCATGGCCGCCGTGAAGAGGGACAGGGCCGCATAGTACCAGACCAGCCGGTTCTCGCCGTGCATATAACCGATACTGTAGATCTGGACAAGCAGGCTGACCGAGGTCACGACGATCAGCATGATGGCCGCCAGCGGATCTATCAATAACCCGACGTTTACCTTGGCGGCGCCGACCGTAAACCAAACCGAGCTGGCAGAGTATGAGTCGTAAAATATAACCCACAAAGCCGACGCAAATCCGAAGGCGCAAGACAAGCTGACCGCGCCTATGCCCACGAAAGGCGCGATCGGACGCAACCGCCGTCCGCCGAATAAGAGTACGACGAACGCGATTACGGGGAATACCGGAATAAGCCAGGAATAGGCTAAAATATTCATTATCCCTTCTTAAGCCACCTTAACTCAGCGCTTTCATTAACGTCATGACTGATTGGTTAACCATTCCAAGTACCGACTCAGGGTAAATGCCGACGCCGACTATAAGAAGGACCAGCGGCGCCAGGGTAATCAGCTCGCGAGGCGTCGCGTCCTTAAGCTCTTTTAATTTCTCCGGAACATCGCCCATGACAACGCGCTGCAGCATCCATAAAAGGTATCCCGCCGTAATCACGACGCCGGTCGAGGCGATAGCCGTCATTACCTTCATGACCGGGAATGATCCCAGAAGAACAAGGAACTCCGCCACGAATCCGCTCAAGCCAGGCAAACCAAGCGAGGCGAACGACGCGAAACACAAGGCGCCGGCGAGCAGCGGCACAACATTAAGGAGGCCGCCCAG encodes:
- a CDS encoding GNAT family N-acetyltransferase, with protein sequence MESEVILRTGQSLVIRPIKPADKPQLKELLDQMSPQASYFRFHYSKQYTSDEELADFTEVKLPMRCSYVATQDGGNAQKIVAVGGYDAAPDMKTAEVTFVVGGDWQLQGIGSALLEKLTQTAEQYRIKEFIARVIPENTSMLALFDESGFKMTKEFSDGVYNITIDLEAQEEYAKRQIIREHIARTAGVRRLLYPHSVAVVGASRNPDSVGGALFRNLLKESFNGPVFPINPSATSIAGVLSYPSVLDVPSDIDLAVIVVPAEKVLDVVDECGKKGISGIVIISVGFGEAGAKGKERERLLKEKTLGYGIRVIGPNCLGVFNSDPNVRLDATFSPVTPPAGNLSIGTQSGALGLALLDYANTINLGIANFVSIGNRIDISNNDLLEYWEEDEHTNVILLYVESFGNPAKFTRIARRVSRRKPIVAVKAGKSVAGARAASSHTGALAAADVGVDALFRRAGVIRVTTIEEMFNVSELLTNQPLPKGPRVGILTNAGGPGVLVADACEGMGLQVPTLSQAVQKKLRRFLPEEAAVTNPVDMVASAPQESYKKALKAMLEDTELDAVIIIYIPPLITRPEDVAKAIKEVMSAYTGDKPVLANFMMSAGSTPDLQIGPRRYVPSYVFPESAAQALAHAYHYSQYLQEPEGKTPVFSDIDGNRLRKEFFAVNPLTEQGSWLLPEVAAGLLKEYGIPVVDTEVAASAEEAAKQAAKLGFPVALKIRSTTITHKTDIGGIALDLADEREVKQAYRKMMTRLGKAGLVGEARGVIVQHMAEEGQEVIIGVSQNEVFGPLLMVGLGGIHVELQKDVAFSLHPLTDVDTDWMLNQLKGLPLLQGWRGSHVRDIKALKKVLLRFSALVEDFPEIVEMEINPLMVLNKGRGCMAVDARIRVKATLAV
- a CDS encoding universal stress protein codes for the protein MFKKILFPTDFSAYADKAVEYLVGMKALGVEEVIQTYILEAGEEYPITLARKKRTLAMLKDREHLFKDHGLDIKSRVELGTPYREILKMADTENVSMIVIGCHGKGLFDEVIIGSVSDRVTREAKVPVLLVKFKILQDSNGTRLEQRSAGMFKKILYPTDSSPCSMSVMQYVRELKKVGCDEVIIANVVDPSTMRVKNVPNAVREMEKKLSFEKNVFLEQGISAKVAVPVGRPVDELLRLAKEERVSLIVIGSTGKGYFKQMLLGSVSENMVRHAKCPVMVVHSEVCMIQQEHELPPEEEETT
- a CDS encoding NADH-quinone oxidoreductase subunit N, translating into MSREVVYLLPEIIVLVTAIVVLLLDLVLPEDKRPTLLAGISVAGLAVAAVFAIMLINERIIIMGDMFVVDSFSVVIKIGVLMGAAMSLLLAVQFLQKPKSHPGEYYFLALTSTLGMMVMAGSINLLVAFLGIQLASVPMYILTGFKRSDVKSGEAALKYFLLGVLTAVISLYGMSLIYGLTGSLNLVEIANRLSAIKLDNPVIFLGMTFLISGFTFKIAAVPFHFWAPDVYEGAPTCVTTFIAAVPKIAGFAVLARLVYTAFPALTGQWTGLLALMAVLTMFSGNLLALPQKNIKRMLAFSGIAHMGYALIALTVPGQNALGALVFYLIAYGAMTGGAFAIVTALGRITHEHEIADFAGLSSRAPVLSAAMTLFMLSMLGFPLTGGFTAKFLVFGAAIEKGMAWLAIIGVLNSVVSLYYYFGIVRQMYFLKPKSKKPIKIPALSWFVIAVAVIVTLVLGIYPEPVIHLTRGLTILFARF
- the nuoL gene encoding NADH-quinone oxidoreductase subunit L is translated as MNILAYSWLIPVFPVIAFVVLLFGGRRLRPIAPFVGIGAVSLSCAFGFASALWVIFYDSYSASSVWFTVGAAKVNVGLLIDPLAAIMLIVVTSVSLLVQIYSIGYMHGENRLVWYYAALSLFTAAMLSLVIADNFLQLYISWELVGLCSYFLIGFWYEKKSASRAAMKAFLMTRVGDVGFFLGLLVMFTATGTFGFSALREMVAAGTIGAGTLTAIALLLFSGAAGKSAQFPLYGWLPDAMEGPTPVSALIHAATMVAAGIYLVGRAFFIFEAAHPIALQTVAFLGAFTAFMAAMIAITMSDIKKILAYSTISQLGFMMAALGVGGYAAGLFHLTTHAFFKALLFLGAGSVIHGAATQNIYEMGGLMKKMRTTGITFLVATASIAGIIPLSGFWSKDEILTVAAANGHYAVLTILIITAFLTSFYMFRLFFVVFMGPVRDEHAHESSPVMTVPLVLLAIPAALFGLLGAPYLGNVFGAFIEHGEHHALEPNYLVMLLALGAAVTGIGAAWSMFRGVMPEERFGKPFFYFYTLLRRKFFLDEIYEAVVIKPVMWFAGLTAKADVVLLDAIIVQLGSWAMRGAQQLGRFDNLILDGTINKVGMLVVGSSQQAAKVDSAVDETYNGAARLIGIISELSRRAYSGSLSRYLGVIFAGFIALAFFVYMLYVLIK